In one window of Bemisia tabaci chromosome 6, PGI_BMITA_v3 DNA:
- the LOC109043036 gene encoding pH-sensitive chloride channel 2, which translates to MLGWTILFLVVVAKTEAQSCSPINFTASGREVLKELTEPCRYDLWERPQPENGPTKVTTRIYVYFLGSVEVQQLHFTAHILIRFRWYDPRLIHNATASFQGENDLKNRLWTPHIYIVNEHDSQVMGVNKEDTLITVQPDGYVLYSKRLKVTLLCLMELQKFPFDEQKCPLILESWMYNTTQLVLSWEKRSPVVVNSHLQMTEYNLVAMWTNVSDVVYSIPEQATSDFDNIHLYGKFAGTYSSLTVYFQLEREVGHYIMDYYVPSILLVVVSWVSFWLDPNAVPGRTTLGTSTMLTFITLSRNTGSSLPKVSYIKATEIWFLVCTGFIFGSLVEFAFVNTIWRRRNNIELKKVTSKHILKSTLTPQQKRRLSMHDSHSGSLPSMINGINKQYAMEKKMKSETNLNSLNAFSHDPFPSSLSRSTINIQVTSCDGEPHAAKTFFTMTPQEIAQWIDRRSRLFFPLAFLVFNCLYWTFVWM; encoded by the exons ATGTTGGGATGGACCATTCTCTTCCTTGTTGTTGTTGCCAAGACAGAGGCGCA GTCGTGCTCACCTATTAATTTTACTGCATCTGGTCGAGAGGTGTTAAAAGAGCTAACAGAGCCTTGTCGTTATGATTTATGGGAAAGACCCCAACCAGAGAATGGTCCAACCAAGGTCACAACCAGAATTTATGTTTACTTTCTGGGATCTGTGGAGGTTCAACAACTT catttCACTGCTCATATTCTGATACGTTTTCGATGGTATGACCCAAGATTGATTCACAATGCAACTGCAAGCTTTCAAGGTGAGAATGATCTCAAAAACAGATTGTGGACACCGCACATCTACATTGTCAATGAACATGACTCGCAAGTAATGGGTGTAAATAAAGAAGATACATTAATAACCGTACAACCAGATGGTTATGTCTTGTACTCGAAAAG ACTTAAGGTCACTCTCCTTTGCCTGATGGAGTTGCAAAAGTTCCCATTTGATGAGCAGAAGTGTCCACTCATCCTGGAGAGTT GGATGTACAATACAACACAGCTAGTGCTTTCGTGGGAGAAGCGATCCCCAGTTGTCGTCAATAGCCATTTGCAGATGACCGAATACAATTTGGTTGCCATGTGGACTAATGTTAGCGATGTTGTCTATTCGATTCCCGAGCAAGCAACATCagattttgacaatatacaCCTCTACGGAAAATTTG CCGGCACTTACAGTTCCTTAACCGTATATTTCCAACTTGAACGAGAAGTTGGTCATTATATTATGGATTACTATGTTCCCAGTATTTTATTAGTAGTTGTTTCATGGGTTTCCTTCTGGTTGGATCCAAACGCAGTTCCCGGACGAACTACCTTAG GTACAAGCACAATGTTGACTTTTATAACACTTTCGAGAAATACTGGAAGCTCTTTACCAAAAGTCTCCTACATCAAAGCAACTGAAATTTGGTTCCTAGTTTGCACAGGGtttatttttggctctttggttGAGTTTGCTTTTGTCAATACTATTTGGAGAAGGAG GAACAATAttgaactgaaaaaagtaacaagtaaacatattttgaaatcaaCACTGACTCCTCAGCAAAAAAGACGACTTAGTATGCACGACTCCCACTCGGGATCCCTTCCATCAATGATAAATGGAATCAATAAGCAATATGCAATGGAAAAG aaaatgaagaGTGAGACAAATCTCAATTCTCTGAATGCCTTCAGTCACGACCCATTTCCGTCCTCACTGTCCAGAAGTACCATTAACATTCAAGTCACTTCTTGCGATGGTGAACCGCATGCTGCCAAGACATTTTTCACAATGACTCCTCAAGAAATCGCTCAATGGATTGATCGAAGAAGTCGCCTATTTTTTCCTCTCGCATTTCTAGTTTTTAATTGCCTATACTGGACATTTGTTTGGATGTAA